A single Antechinus flavipes isolate AdamAnt ecotype Samford, QLD, Australia chromosome 5, AdamAnt_v2, whole genome shotgun sequence DNA region contains:
- the LOC127564782 gene encoding lanosterol 14-alpha demethylase — MATPASRSLSWAVAAATAGSAAAAAAGMALLGMLEGAAGAFTLGGRLSAVLAACVCTLGLAYLLRRGLGRLQRPEPPAGGAKCPPYIFSPIPFLGHAIAFGKSPIEFLENAYEKYGPVFSFTMVGKKFTYLLGSDAAALLFNSKNEDLNAEDVYGRLTTPVFGKGVAYDVPNPVFLEQKKMLKTGLNIAHFKQHVPIIEKETKEYFENWGESGEKNLFEALSELIILTASHCLHGKEIRSQLNEKVAQLYADLDGGFSHAAWLLPGWLPLPSFRRRDQAHQAIKNIFYKAIQKRRKSKEKSDDILQTLLESTYKDGRPLTDDEIAGMLIGLLLAGQHTSSTTSAWMGFFLARDKALQEKCFLEQQSVCGEDLPPLNYDQLRDLQILDRCLKETLRLRPPIMTMMRLAKTPQIVAGYTIPPGHQVCVSPTVNHRLKDFWKERLDFDPDRYLQDNPASGEKFAYVPFGAGRHRCIGENFAYVQIKTIWSTLLRLYEFDLVNGYFPAVNYTTMIHTPHNPIIRYKRRTT, encoded by the exons ATGGCGACCCCGGCCTCCAGGTCTCTCTCCTGGGCTGTAGCAGCGGCTACGGCGGgctcggcggcggcggcggcagcggggATGGCGCTGCTAGGGATGCTGGAGGGCGCCGCCGGGGCGTTCACGTTGGGCGGGCGGCTGTCAGCCGTGCTAGCTGCCTGCGTGTGCACGCTCGGCCTGGCCTACCTGTTGCGCCGCGGGCTGGGCCGCCTGCAGCGCCCGGAGCCACCGGCCGGAGGAGCG aaatgTCCACCTTACATTTTCTCTCCTATTCCATTCCTTGGACATGCAATAGCATTTGGGAAAAGTCCTATTGAGTTTCTAGAAAATGCATATGAGAAG TACGGACCTGTATTTAGTTTTACAATGGTGGGCAAGAAGTTTACGTACCTCCTGGGCAGCGATGCTGCTGCCCTGCTCTTCAACAGCAAGAATGAAGACCTGAATGCAGAAGACGTGTACGGTCGTCTCACCACGCCAGTCTTTGGGAAAGGTGTTGCTTATGATGTGCCGAATCCA gtattcttggaacaaaagaaaatgttaaaaactggCCTTAATATTGCCCATTTTAAACAACATGTTCCAATAAtcgaaaaagaaacaaaggaatacTTTGAAAACTGGGGAGAAAGTGGAGAAAAAA ATTTGTTTGAAGCCCTTTCTGAGCTTATTATTCTCACGGCTAGCCACTGCTTACatggaaaagaaatcagaagcCAGCTGAATGAAAAAGTGGCCCAGCTATACGCAGACCTGGATGGAGGCTTTAGCCATGCTGCCTGGCTCCTGCCGGGATGGCTACCTTTGCCCAGTTTCAG GCGCCGGGACCAAGCACATCAAGcaatcaaaaacattttctataaGGCGATCCAAAAACGgaggaaatcaaaagaaaaaagtgatgatATTCTCCAAACTTTACTAGAGTCTACTTATAA GGATGGGCGGCCTctgacagatgatgaaattgcAGGGATGCTGATTGGCCTTCTGTTAGCAGGGCAGCACACGTCCTCAACCACAAGTGCTTGGATGGGCTTCTTTTTGGCCAGAGACAAAGCACTACAGGAAAAATGTTTCTTAGAACAGCAGAGTGTCTGTGGAGAAGATTTGCCTCCTTTAAATTATGATCAG ctCAGAGATCTCCAAATTCTGGATCGCTGTTTGAAAGAAACTTTAAGACTTCGACCTCCTATAATGACTATGATGAGATTGGCCAAAACCCCCCAG ATTGTAGCAGGCTATACAATTCCTCCAGGTCATCAGGTGTGTGTCTCTCCTACTGTTAATCATAGACTTAAAGACTTTTGGAAAGAACGCTTGGACTTCGATCCTGATCGATACTTACAGGATAACCCTGCATCGGGTGAGAAGTTTGCATATGTGCCATTTGGAGCTG GTAGGCATCGTTGCATTGGCGAAAACTTTGCATACGTTCAAATTAAGACCATTTGGTCCACTCTGCTTCGTTTATACGAATTTGATCTGGTGAATGGATATTTTCCTGCAGTGAATTATACAACCATGATCCACACCCCACATAACCCAATAATCAGATACAAACGAAGAACAACATGA